GCCAACGGCAAGACCATTGTGAATACAAAGGTGCAGTACAATTACCTCGGCGGCACCACCAGCGGCAACCTGATCGTCACGCTACTGGACGCCCAGGGCCAGCCCATCGCCAAGCAGCAGAGCTACACCAAGGCAGACGGTTTGCTGACGCTGGAAAAAGAGGGTGCCGCAACCCAGACCTTTGAGTTCGCGGGCATCACCGGTGCTGCCGGCGTCCGGGTGGAGTTCTCCGACCTGATTCTGACGGACAGTAGCGTGGAACTGGACCATATCTCCATCGGCGGCCACACCGCTGTCTTCGACTCGAGCACAAACACCTATACGGTCGATGCTGTCGGCCTGACCAACAGTATCCTGGAGATCGCGCCCAAGGACCCCCAGAACGCAACGATCAAGCTGGACGGTCAGGATTATGATGTGGATGCCTCGCATGCCACCCAGCTTGCCTCCGGTACTACCACATGGAACATTACAGTCTCCAACGGCGGCAACTCCGCAAGCTACACGCTGAAGCTGACCAACAATGCCGATTTTGTTTCTGTCACCGGAGTGAGCCTGAACAAGACCAGCCTGACCCTGACGGAGGGCAGCACGAGCCAGCTGACAGCAACTGTTGAGCCAAACAATGCCACGAACAGGAATGTTACTTGGTCTTCCAGCAATTCCAAGGTAGCTACGGTGGACGGAAACGGAAAAGTCACTGCCCACAAAGCGGGCACCGCGACCATCACCGTCACCACCGCAGACGGCGATAAAACCGCTGAGTGTAAGGTCACGGTCGAGGCCGGAGGTGCGCCGGCTGTCAAAGTCGACAGCGTGAGTCTGAACCAAACCAGCATGAACCTGACGGCAGGCAGCACGGGCCAGCTGAAAGCCACTATTAGCCCCAGCAACGCCACCAATCAGAACGTTACCTGGTCTTCCGGCAATACCTCCGTAGCCACAGTGGATGCCAGCGGCAATGTCAAAGCCATCCAGGCAGGCACCACGACCATCACCGTCACCACAGAGGATGGCAACAAGACCGCCACCTGTGCGGTCACAGTTACTGCAGCACCTATCAATCCTGACCACGGCGGATCTGGGAGCGGCAGCAGTGGTTTGCCCAGCTATGTAGTGGATACCGCTGCTGATATCGACCATGGCACGATCACAGTAAAGCCAAGTCGTGCGGAAAAGGGCGACACGGTCACCATCACCGCCAAGCCCGACAAGGGCTATCAGGTGGACAAGGTCACCGTCACCGACAAGAACGGCGACACGGTCAAGGTCACCGACAGGGGCGATGGCAAGTACACCTTCACCATGCCCAACAGCAAGGTGAGCGTGGATGTGACCTTTGTACCCGAAAAGCAGTGGACAAATCCCTTTGTGGATGTGGCGGAGGACGCCTGGTACTATGACGCGGTGCGGTATGTCAACGAGAACAGCCTCATGGCCGGCACCAGTGCCAGCACCTTCGAACCGGATCTGACCACCACCCGCGGCATGATCGTGACGATCCTCTACCGGCTGGAGGGCTCCCCCAATATCGAAAATGAGATCTGGGGCTATCCCTTCAAGGACGTGGATGTCAATGCTTACTACGCCACGGCGGTCTACTGGGCGAGGATGAACGGTATCGTGGCTGGATACAGCGACGAGCTGTTCGGCCCCAATGACACCATCACCCGTGAACAGATGGCGGCCATCCTGTACCGCTACGCCCAGTACAAGGGCTGCGACACCACAGCCAAGGCGGACCTGAGCAAGTTCGCAGACGCCGCACAGGTCGGCTCCTACGCGGTGGAGGCCATCCGCTGGGCCAACGCAGAGGGCCTGGTCTCCGGCACCAGCGATACCACTTTGACGCCCGGCGGCTCCGCCACCCGGGCGCAGGCGGCGGTGATCCTGACCCGGTTCTGCCAGAATATCGTAAAGTAACCCGCGCAGGAATTGCGCCGTATAAACAATGAAAAGGCAGGCAGGAGAGCGAGCTCTCCTGCCTGCCTTTTTTCTGAGGGTGATAGTTTGAAATCCCCTAAACTGTCCGCATGCCTTATCACCACTGATCCCTCTGAACCCCGCTTAGATCCGGCTGTGCATTTTACGATTCACAGGAATAGTGAATCGGCAAAATCACTCACTCAAGGTATGTTCTTCTGTGCAGAACTCTAAATTTTGTTTTCGAGCCTGCTCACTCCTCTGTTTTGTTGCCTGTATATTATGAGGGCGTATTATTTGTTCCTATTTTCATTTGTGAAGTGGCCTACTTATTGCCTGTATATAGTGAGAGGCTTTTTGCTTCTCACACTTAAGGAGGTGTTGGCCATGAAAGAATCAGGCTACAAAAGCTATGAGGACTTGCCGCTGTTCCTGAACGCGGCAACAGTGGCAAAGGTGCTGGGGGTGTCTCCCTCATCCGGCTACGAGCTGATGCTCGTCGTCGCAAAGTCCACTCCGCTCCACCCGGCATATATGCCGGGTATACGCTCTGCTCCCTTGCTCCTCCTCTCCCCATGAAAACGCATTGCGTTTTCATGGGGGCCTCTTATGGTTTCCCGGTGCTGAAGATCGGCAGCCGGATGGTGGTGCCGAAAGAACAGTTCATCTGCTGGGTGGAGGAGCATACGGGAGGCGGCACATGAAGTATGGGATCGGAAACTATTTCTCTCTTCCAAACGAGATCTTCCTGCTGGGTCTGAGCAGCGGCGAGCTGGCGGTCTACAGTTTCCTGAAACGGTGCGAAAATCGAAAGACGCATCAATGCTGGCCCAGCTACAGGACCATCGGGCAGGCAGTGCGTATGAGCGAGAACACGGTACGCAAGTACACACTGTGCCTTGAGGAGCGCGGGCTCATCTCCACCGAGCCAACTGAAATCACCACCAGGGCTGGTCAGAAACGCAATGGGAACCTGCTGTACACGCTCCGTCCGATCCAGGAGGTGATAGATGAACACTACGACCGGCAACTGGATCAGCTGGAGCTCGTTGCGGCGCGTCAGCGGACGACAGCGGCCCAGGCCGGCACGTGACCGCCTGTGGGCCGCTGTGTGCGGCGATTGCGGCATGGGCAGGAACAGACACTCCCGCACCACAAAGCGCGGTGTGGGGGGCTGTGTGCCGCAGGTACCGGGATCGCCCGGAAGCCAAAATGAGCGGGTGAACCGAGGGGACGAAAATCGTGCAGGATAAAGGCCGGGGGTCGCAAGCGCCCTCCGGCCGGGTCACACCGCCCCGCAACGCGGGACGGGACAGTGGTTTGCGGGGAGTTGCCTGCGGGGGTCATAGGTGGTCGGTTTGGCTCACTTCGGGGGTCACAGGTGGCCGGAATCAGAGGATTGCGCCCTCAAATCCGCATGAAATCAGGGTTGTAAGGGTGAACCCGCGGGGGCACCTTGGGGATATCGGTTGGTTTTATCGCAAATCCAAGAAGTGAATATTCGGACTATTGCCCCTTCAAAAATTGCGCTGCAAAACAAAGAGAAAAGCCTCCCGCTGCTACGGGAGGCCAGGCATTTACAGCATATGAAATTCGATTCCTTGATGTTTCGGCGTATCATTTGGGGAGAGTTTCATGACGCGCGCCCAAGTCTTGACCGTCTGCGCTTCCAAGAAACGGACCAAAGCATCCAGAGACTCCTGTTCATCATACTGCTGGAGCGCCTCATAGTATGCCTTTTTATCTTCCTCATAAATGATCATGGGGGGATAGTCGTTGATCATCAGCCAGTAGTTCAATAATGTCCGCCCAACGCGGCCGTTCCCGTCGGCGAAGGGGTGAATATTCTCAAAACGCGCATGGAGATACGCTCCGGCCTTCAGCGGGGCTTTCGGACCTACAGAGTTGACTTCACCGATCAGTTCTGCCAAGTCACCTTCCACTTCTTCAGGGTAGGAGCCGACCTCATGGATGCCAGTCACATAGTCATGTTTTTTGAATGTCCCGGGCCGCTCTCCATTGACCAGATAACGGCGCGCATCGTAAGTTCCCTCCGTCAGCGCGCGATGGATCTCCAGGATCAGTGGGAGGGAAAGCGGCTCCTTAACAGGAATCTTCTCCCGGAGGAAGTCATAGCAGACCTTCTGATTTTGAAGTTCAAACAGCGTGCGGGGATCGCCGGTATAGCCGACCACCCGGCCGTTCTCAAAAATCTCCCGGGTGTCGTGGTAAGAAATCGCTGCGTTTTCGATCTTCCCGGAGTTGTACGCGAAGAGAATGCGGAAGTTGTCCAGGCGCAGGTCCAAGTCTTCGCCTGAACGGACAGCCCACATTTGCCACTGTTTTTTCACCTGATCGTATAGATCCATGCGGCCACCTCCGCTACTTTATGAAGACAGT
This DNA window, taken from Dysosmobacter welbionis, encodes the following:
- a CDS encoding helix-turn-helix domain-containing protein translates to MKYGIGNYFSLPNEIFLLGLSSGELAVYSFLKRCENRKTHQCWPSYRTIGQAVRMSENTVRKYTLCLEERGLISTEPTEITTRAGQKRNGNLLYTLRPIQEVIDEHYDRQLDQLELVAARQRTTAAQAGT
- a CDS encoding Fic family protein, whose product is MDLYDQVKKQWQMWAVRSGEDLDLRLDNFRILFAYNSGKIENAAISYHDTREIFENGRVVGYTGDPRTLFELQNQKVCYDFLREKIPVKEPLSLPLILEIHRALTEGTYDARRYLVNGERPGTFKKHDYVTGIHEVGSYPEEVEGDLAELIGEVNSVGPKAPLKAGAYLHARFENIHPFADGNGRVGRTLLNYWLMINDYPPMIIYEEDKKAYYEALQQYDEQESLDALVRFLEAQTVKTWARVMKLSPNDTPKHQGIEFHML